A stretch of DNA from Paenibacillus sp. FSL W8-0186:
TCCTGTGGGTACCATGCGGTATATTCGCCGCATTCATTTAAACGGTCAGAGGCTGGAACTCCGTCCCGATCCAGTAGAAGGGGGGCAAAGGGATCGGTATGATTCAGCTTTAGCTTGCGCAGCCCCTGCTCAGAATCATCCACCGGATCAAGACCCTGCGAACCTGGCTTGCTCTCCCCTGCCTGGCAGCCTCTCCAGCCTGGCAATGTACGCCAGCGCGCCTGCTGCGGCCCGCTGTATACCCAGCCTTCGCAGCCCCGGCCTGCACGGGTGGGATTCAAGAAATGCATGGGCGCTCCTTTGACACTGCCCGTCCCAAAGATTCCACCGCAGCCGGTGTCAACTGCGACGAATTCCAGGACGATATCGTTGCGGCCTTTCCTCGTTTTGGCGCGGAAAAAGGCGCGCCTGTTCGGAAATACGTCATCATTCAAATTCGATTGGAAGGCCAGGCTTCCATTGATATAAATTTTAACCGGGCTATAGCAGCTGACCGCAAATGGGGTCTCCCCGTCCTGCTCCGCCCACAGCATAGCCCATGCATAGACAAATTGCCCGGCAGACAGCTGCGGCCAGCGCTGCATCAAGTCCATGTCGTAACGGCAATCCTCCAAACGGCGAAAGCCCTGGCGGGAATGAACCCGGTACATGAGGGGCTCCGGCGGATGGGCGCCGATATAGCGGCTGGCCACAGCAGCGAGTACGCGCTTCGCATGCCCTCCTGCAGTATGCCTTGCTATTGCATCATGTGCTGGAAAATAGGCCTGCATTTATTTCTCCTCCCGGATACAGAGTAGAATTGTACCAGCGTTTTGGATGAGGCAAGGGTACACCTGACGGCGAAGCGGACAAATCAGCTTCCTCGCTGGAGTAAATCACCGCCAGCTCATCATCATAAATGACAACCTGCTCGGTTCCAAGTCCGAGAAGGTCGCCATGAACCGCATAGCCCTCATGAGGGAACTCGGCCACGATGTTCTGGTAACCGTCATACAGGGCTGGGTACACTCCCCCTCCCCGGCGGTAGGCAAGAATGTAGTCCGGCGCTCCTGGACGCCAGTTGCTTAACGTTTCGGCAATGGTTAGCCAGCCGCTCGTCGTACGTTCCTCCTTCCACAGCTCGTTGCCCTCGTTATCGACTAGGAATAACGCGTCTTTTCCCTTTAGACCTTTACCATCATCCTCGCGAACCATCCGATCCAGTCCGGCGACCTGAAGCCCCGGCAACTCGGGCCTGAATCTGCCCAATGCAATATGCTGCGATTCAATTGAACCTTCGTATCTCCATCGTTCACGCCCGTCTCTGTCATACATTACCGTAACGCTGCCGCCGATGACCAGCTCCGGTATACCGTCGCCGTCCACATCTCCGATCCATATGCAATCGGCATGATCTTCAAGGCCGCGGCAGCTCCACAGCACCTGGCCCTGATGGTCGAGCAAATCGTAGCCGGCCATTACTTCGTCGAATCCATCGCCATTCAAGTCACTCGCCCAGGGAAAATGCCCGACATTCCCCTCATGCGTCCAGAGCAGCTCAAAATGCTGGTTCAACGCCCACATACGATGGTAGCGGTCCTTGAGAATAATATCTGAAGCATACTCGCCGCCGGATAAGTTGGCGATTATGATGCAGTCATGCGCATGCGGGTCCGGCAAGTCATGCACCTCTTTAATTTCTCCAGTCGATCCATCAATAATATGGAATCGGTCATTCATAACGCACAGCACTTCCAGACGGCCGTCGCCGTCAATGTCATAAATTTGCGCCGGATAATCAGAGCCCTGGCTTCCTGCCTCTAGACTAGGCTTGCCCTGCTGCCACAGCATTTTACCCGTTAGATCATATGCCGTCAGACACTGTACCTGGTGGGGGATGTAACGCACATCCTGACGATCGTCGGGCTGAACGAGCAGCAGTTCCGCACGTCCATCTCCGTTCAGGTCCCCGAGCAGCATTTTGCATCTTGGGCCGGAGGCGCTAATATCAATACATGCCAGTTGAAAAGCTTGACGATTTCCTCCGGTGCTAGCTGAAAGTTCCATAACTTCTCCCCTTCCTTCCCGTTCCCTTCGCATGATTGTTCTTTGGCTTGGAACGCCCTGCCTCAATCCATCAGATCAAGCTCACCCGGCTTCCGCCGGGAACCTCAACGATCCTTCCATCCACATCCAGCCAAATCGGCGACGCCCCCGGATTATGTACAAATTCCCGCGTCGCGGCAACCTTAAGCCATTGACAAGCCTTCATATAGTCCACGATTTCAATGTTCGTCGCATACCAAATATCATCCCGCCCGCCAACCATTTCACAAAACCGCTCAATCAGCTCCCAGTTGTTATCGTTATCGAATTCATAGCTATGCCCCCATACATACATTAAATAGAGATACTGCCGCTTATGCAGCCCTACAAAAGTCTCCGCATGCTCCAGCAAACGGTCGTTATGATGGCAGGTGGCCCGCCATTCCAGCCAATCCTCGGGCAGCCCGAAGCCGCCCCGGGTCGTTTGCACCGTCCGCGCATATTCAATCCCAAGCTGCGGCAGCAGCTCCTTGATCTGCTCATTGTACGAGCCGTTAGGATAAGACATTCCCCGCACCGTTACGTTGAACAGCCGCTCCAGGTTTTTGCGGTCTTCGAGCACTTCCTCTACGACCAGTTCCATAGGGCAGCGAGCCAAAGTAGGGTGCCGGACGGTATGTACAGACGCCTCATGGCCCTGATACAGCGCGACAGCCTCCTCCGCCGTAAGGCGATCCTCACTTCCGAGCAGCCCGGAGTTAATATGAAAAGTACCGCGCACACCGTAGCGGTTAAATATCCTGACAAGCCTTTCATCCGCTCTCCGCCCATCGTCATAGCTCATCGTGAGCGCCTTGTGCTTTCCCTGGGGATAGCAAAAATAAATATGCGGCAGCGCCATTATTTACTGCCTCCTTTCTTGGCCGGAACCCCATATACGCTGAGCTCGGCATACTCCGCGATCAGCGGCGCCATCTGCCGGAAGCCCAGCTTCCCTCCGCCAAGCAGCGGCCCATAAGCCGCACCGTCGTCTTTCCAGGACAGCACTTGCAGATCATTGATGGCGAACGTGATCGATGAACCCTTTTTTAGAACCAGCAGGTGATAAAAATCAGCGGCATCGAGCACTCCCGGTAAAGGATCAGCACCCTGGGCCACCATATGAAAACCATAGCTTTTTCGTAAATTGCAAGTATGAAACTGCCGTTCCTCCGCCCACATGCGGCGGAAATACGAGATATGAAAAGCGTTTATCCGCCCATGATGGTACTGCTCGTATTCGCCCGTGCGGCGCGGCAGCGCCGGATCGAATAAATCCTGCCCATCTGCTCCCTTGGAGCTGAAAAACATTATAGCCAGCCCAGGTTCCCGAATCGGCCGAAAACGCCAGGAAATGGCGACATCCGCGGGCAATTCCTCTGGACACCAGAATACTAAATTAGCCTTCTGACCCTCGGCCGCGCTGCGGGTGCTCTCCAGACGCATCCATCCTTTAGGAAAAGTGACTGCTCCCTGCCCCTCCATCCGGAATTCCGCCACATCCTCTGCAGAATGCAGCGGATTGGAGTACAGCAGCTCCCACTGCTGCGGAATCAAACCGCTCCTGCTGTTATTCACTAAACCCCGCCTCCCCGCCACGGTTCTATTTTTCTTCTGACTGACTGTGCGCCTGCGCCTATGCCTGCTTCAGCTCCTTCTGCTGCTTCTACTCCTATTTCTATGTTTGTCACTGTCCCTCACTCTCTGCCTCTTGCCCCGGCATGTGTGACGGCAATTTGTCAGCGATCAGCTCTAAACTGATCATCGTATTGATAGACCATTGCGAAGCCTCGTTTGTATTCATCCAATCAATATCCAGCAGGCCGGCCATATGAGCAGCAGGCACTGCCGCCTCCTGCAGGTGGATACGCGCAAAGCTGTTGCCGAGCAGAATCGCCCAGCACTGGGCCGCTGCCCCAGCATCCTGACGGTAATATGCGCCATAGGCGGCAATTGCCACGCTGAGCACCGGGTGCTCAAATCTCAGCTTATTGCGGCCAATTGCTCCATTTGTCAGCGCGAGCTTCTGCTCATCGGGCAAGTTGTAGAACACGCCGAACTCGGCCAGCATATCCTCCCATTCGGGATCCTCGAGCATCCCCGCCAGCTCGAACCAAATTTGCGGCCCGCCCATGCATATCGCCAAATGACGCCCCCAGTTGTCATCCCCCATACTCGTCAGCACTCCGGATTTCGGATCATATCCATAAGTCGGACCCGAGATAAGCCGGAAATTAGCTGCTTTGATACAGTTTAGGCCCGTCACAATTTTATCCCGGTACGCGGTGTCCTCGAAGCGTTCCCAGCGGGTCATCCAATTGGAGCAGAACGCCGCCCAGTCTGGTCCGACCCGAATATGCGTTGGATGTTCATCCTTTGGAAAATAGGCCCTCATCGGATCTAACGTAACTGTGGAGTAATCGGCGTCTCTCACCTCGTCCAGAATGTCTCCGATTCGCTCGTCACCGGTCAAATAATAGTAATAGCGGTGCAGGCCGGCCATCGCAATCCGGGCTTCCTTGCATCCGCAGCCCCAGTGCATCACGTTATGCCGCGAGCCAAGTCCCGCATATTCACCGAAATGATAGACGTCGACCTCGCTCGTATGCCGGGTCATCGCCTCAGCCATGAGGAATATGTCGGCCCGCCCGGAGCGGAGGAACATCAGCCAGAGCCATATATTCGGGGCAAGCTCCGTATTTTGCCATGCACAGCCGCCCAAGTCATAGTTCCATACATGCCTAACCGGGTCATAGCTATGCATAAAATCGCCATAATCCCAGAAGCCGTACCACTTCCGCTGTTCCACCTCGGCTTGGTAGAAGGCGATAATGCCATCCAGCCGATCCTCCAAATAAGCTTTCGCTGGCGTGCTTCGATCGGGCAGGCTCCAAATACCGAATGCGCCCGCTTCATAATAATAGGCCGGCTCACAGACAAGCCGGGCAGGAGCAGCCGTCTCCTCCGCCATGCTCCTAAGCTGAGTCAAATCCGGCGTTCCCTCCGTGCCCCAAATCATCAGCTCGCTCGTGTTCGCGATCCCGTAAGGCGTTGCCCGCAGCTCCTCGGCCCCCTCATAAGCCGATTCCACATGGGTCTTCGTATCGTAATGCCTGAGATCCATCGCCTCCGCATCGGGCGACCAGAGCCATACGATGAACCTGGCCTCATTCTCAGTCGCTGCATGAATTTCCATGCCCGAGGGAGACTTCTGCCAGAAGTCCTTCAGCCCGGCCGCAAGCCCGCCGCCCTCGTCGCCAACATAACCGAGTCCGCCGGCCCGTTTCCCTTCCGTTACCTTGACCCAACTGCACCCTTCCGCCGTACGCTTGGAAATCCGGTAATGCTCCGGGCTGTCTTGCACAAGCTTGTAGCTGTTCCAGGCGGCCGAATCATCCAGTAAATGAAGAAAATAGGCGTCCTCTTCCGGATCAAGCTGCACGGCGCCGCCATCTGTCTGGGTGATGTACAGCTCCTTATACCGTCCCTGCGTACGGCGGGTATGCAGGGGCTTCGGCGATTCGCTGAATACGCCGTCCTCCCCGGCAAACCTGACATGCCGGTTGTACAATGGCCCGCGCAGCGGCACCGCAAAGGAAATACCCAGCCCCTTCACGAAATCCTGGTGTGGATTGCCATCGTAAAAGAAGGTATGCACCATACGGATCGATGTTAATCCAGCGTAAAAATATAATCGGATCGTATACGGCAGCCATTGCCTTATCCCCGCTGCCTCCGAGAGATGTCTTCCGTCCAGTTTCACCACAGCGCGTACCGGCCCGTGCTGCTCCACCGCTGCCCGCAGCGTGCTGCCAGTAAACCGCTCTTCCTTCAAGGTTCGTGCACCGGATACCAAGCTCGCCTCTTCGCGGATGCATACGAGTTCCCCGCCGCTGCATAAGACGGCTCCCGACTGCGGCTGAACCATACTGCGGATCAATCCCCGCCCCTGCTTATTCACCGTACAGACGATGGCACCTGTATCGACAATGAAGGCATCCTCCGTCTCTTCGACGTTAACGCGAGCATCGGATCCCGGCCCTGCCTCCCCCGAAGATGCAACGGCGGCATGCGCCGTCCACTTCACGCTCCCATCTGGCCAATAGGCCGTCGCCCAGCTTTGCAGCGGGAGATGACAGCCAGGTTCGGCGTCGTCATCGGCAGGGCCAACACGGATATTTGTAGCGCTTGCAAAATTCCCCGAATTTTCGGCTCTCGCGCCTGCGCCGCCTTCAGCATCTGCAACCCGGTCCGGCGGCCCGGCAATCCCGGTCCGGCGTCCTCCCTGAGACTCAGAGGGTTTATTGCTCCGCACCTCTACCGCCCATCCCTCTTCCCCATGCCTCAAGAAAAGTCCGGGCAGCTCCTCCCGTTCCAGCACTCCTTTTGCCCAGGGTATCCCCCAAGTCAATCCGGCAGGGATAGAGGATTGCTTCAACCACCTTAATCCGACCGCTGTCCGTCCAGCCACAGACCACCCTCTCCTTCCTCACAATGTATTCCCATTGTAGGCAGGCCGGCATTTACCGGCAATGAGACTTTCTTGACCAAGGGAAACAGCGGCCGAACAGGCCGATTTGCATATTTTCAGCCGGTTTGGACTTTATTGCAGACTTAAGATTTTCCTCGCAACACCACAAAAAAAGAGCCCCTCCCGAAGAGATTGGCCCTTGTTCATCATGCTGCCCCATTGGATCCCCTACTTCAAATGCCGATCGCCAGAGCAATCCGCTTTACTTGCTAAGCTCCCGGTAATGCGTTGGCGTCATCCCCTCCAGCTTTTTGAAGATGCGGTTGAAATAGCTATGCTGGTATCCCACCTGCTCGGCGACTTCGCTTATTCGCAATTTGGATTCGCGCAGCAGCTCCTTCGCTTTATCCATGCGGAGACTTGTTAAGTAATCAATGAAATTATTGCCCGTTACCTGCTTAAATGATTTGCTGAGAAAAAAAGAATTCGTGCCGATCTCATCCGCACAGCTATCCAGCGATACATCCTTCATATAATTTTGCTGCAAATAGATCATCGCCTGCTCGATCATCATTTTTACTTCGGCGTTAGAGCGCTGGCAGAGCTCCTTCAAATAAGGAGCCACTACCTTCTCCTTGAACCAAATCAGCATCAGCTCCGGCTCGCGGATTTGCGACAGCGCCTCGTACAAATTTACGCCCATGAACAGCCGCTTCGGGTCGAAGCCCGATTGCATGATCGCATGCTGGACATGGCCGAGCAGATGCAGCATTCCCTGCTGTACATCAATCGCCTTCGCCCCTTTGGCCCGGAGCGCCTCCAGAAATTCAGCCAGCAGGCGGTATGCATCCTCCTCCTGCCCCGTGCGCATGGCCTGGATCAGCTCCCGTTCCAGAGTGAAGGAATAGGTCGGCTCGG
This window harbors:
- a CDS encoding polysaccharide deacetylase family protein translates to MALPHIYFCYPQGKHKALTMSYDDGRRADERLVRIFNRYGVRGTFHINSGLLGSEDRLTAEEAVALYQGHEASVHTVRHPTLARCPMELVVEEVLEDRKNLERLFNVTVRGMSYPNGSYNEQIKELLPQLGIEYARTVQTTRGGFGLPEDWLEWRATCHHNDRLLEHAETFVGLHKRQYLYLMYVWGHSYEFDNDNNWELIERFCEMVGGRDDIWYATNIEIVDYMKACQWLKVAATREFVHNPGASPIWLDVDGRIVEVPGGSRVSLI
- a CDS encoding DUF1961 family protein, which gives rise to MNNSRSGLIPQQWELLYSNPLHSAEDVAEFRMEGQGAVTFPKGWMRLESTRSAAEGQKANLVFWCPEELPADVAISWRFRPIREPGLAIMFFSSKGADGQDLFDPALPRRTGEYEQYHHGRINAFHISYFRRMWAEERQFHTCNLRKSYGFHMVAQGADPLPGVLDAADFYHLLVLKKGSSITFAINDLQVLSWKDDGAAYGPLLGGGKLGFRQMAPLIAEYAELSVYGVPAKKGGSK